CAAAGGCATGTCGATCAGATCCTTGATTAGCTGTCCATTTCTCAATTTGCTGCTAAAGGTATCTTTTTGGTTTGAATAGGACAACCACGGAGGCATTTGCTTACAACTGGATGGAGTGCTTTTGTAAATAAGAAGAAGCTTGTCTCTGGAGACGCTGTGCTTTTTCTTAGGTTAAAAATTTCCCCCTCTTGTGAAATTTTAATCAATACCTCATACGAATCTTATTTAGTGTCCATAGCAGGGGTGAGAATGGAGAACTGAGGCTGGGAATCCGAAGAGCTGCTCACATTAAAAATGGCACTTCTTTTCATTCTTTGTGCACCCAGCAGTTGAACCGCAGCAATTTCGCAGATGTGGTCCATGCTATATCTATGAAAAGTGTGTTCAGCATTTACTACAATCCAAGGTATGTTGCTGCTCCAATTAGATGCTTTACAGCCAATATTATGGGGTTTCTATTGGAAATTTTATGAGAGACCGTGCAATGCTGGCCTTGGAGAGGGAAAATAATTTGACCTGAGTGAATAGCATGCATAAatgtttaaatggtaaatttAGTGCTTGTAGATGCAACTTGGTTTTTAAGTGGGTGATTTTGGGTTGCATTTTTCACTTGTTTCCTCATTTAATTAAAGCCTGAATCGCACTGTACCGTATTGGGACATCCTTTCTCTATCCCGAAATAATTCACGTCTTAATATATATAAGAAGTTTGAACAGCTATCTTTAGTTTAAATGCATTGTGTCATAGATACGAATTGatattattatagaaaaataatcgCAAGATTGACCCTTCGTCCTCAATATCGTCATGAATCCAAACAGGGGGAAGTACTGTGTCCTTTTTCACGCggagaaaatatttaaattactatTGGTCCTATATACCATTGGTGGTTAAGTGCTTGTGACCCATTTGTGCTTAGTTTTGTGCATGTTCTACTTGTTCGGATGCTTCCTCAGTCATATTTTTGTTGATATCTAGCAGGGCCAGTTCATCAGAGTTCATAATACCAGTGCATAAGTTCTGGAAGAGTCTTGATCATTCTTTTTCCGTTGGAATGAGATTTAAGATGCGGTTTGAATCTGAAGATGCAGCAGAAGGAAGGTCTGACCTGATCGAACCTTTCAACTCTTCAGATATTAAATCATATTATATTTAGCCTAAAGAAGGGATGAAAGACCTACTCAACCAAGCTATCAAAGCCTTAATTCAACTTTTCATTTTGCAGATACACAGGAGTTGTAACCGGAATTAGTGAGATGGATCCTGTTAGATGGTCTGGTTCAAAATGGAGATGCCTGCTGGTATGGTTGCAGACATTGCTTATACATTTCCAAATATTATAcaatttaataaatgaaatatgccTTTCTGCTTTTAATACTGCCATAGCTTGTAATAAGGCTCCATTCAAACCTTAAGGTTATTATTGTAAAAGGGCTATATATGTTTAGGCTTTGACAAAAGTAATTACACAGGACAATTCTCTTTTAATGATTTGTCTTTCCGTCCTTGAAATTAAGCTGATATACCTAAATGGATAGTGTTCCTCCAATTATTTGTTTCATTACATAATTCATGTAGAATTTTTGCTTTTTGTCTACGCTTGTTTAGAAGCAGTGTCGAGCAATACTGCTTTATCCTGCAAAATACTTCTCTTGTATTATCAATAATTAACCCTCATTCATCCAGCCTAGATATGCATTAAGCAGAATGAACATAACAAAAAATGGCCTTGTTTGGTGGACCTTATTTTCTCGAGGAAGCGCTGTACTCACTCTTAGTTAGATGCCAATTATTTAGGTTTGCATATTTGGAAGGTGCTTGCACTTCAGAACTTAAAAATAATGTTTCGAGTTCGTTCGGCTGTCGAGCTTCACATGGTTGTTTTGATTGCTTTGGTTTGGTCTTGCTAATTAGTTCTTTCGTAGGCAATGTTTTGAATACCACCTCATTGGTTTATGATTTTATCAATAAATTACTCAGGAGTTAAGCTAGTAGATTTTGGGCTTATTTTGCAGGTAAGGTGGGATGATATTGATGCCAATAGGCATAATAGGGTCTCTCCCTGGGAAATTGAACCATCCAGTTCAATATCTAGTTCTAACAGCTCGCTCTCTCCTGGTTCTAAAAGGAACAGGGTTGGACTGCCTTCAGGGAAACCTGAATTTATGGTTCCTGGTAGGTGCTTCTGCATAACTAATTCTCTTTCATCTGTCATGCAACATTGTTTGACATAGTCCTTTACAACAGAAGGAATTGGAGCATCAGACTTTGGGGAATCTTTGCGGTTCCAGAAGGTCTTGCAAGGTCAAGAAATTTTGGGCTTTAACACTCATCATGATGGTGCTAATAGTCAGATAATGCACCGGTCTGAAATAAGTCGGCGCTTTCCTTGTTCTAATGGTTCTGGTATTGCTGCTATACGAAATATTGGTAGAGACACATTGGTGAATCCTGATATTTCTTATAAAGGTGTAGGCTTTGAGGAATCTTTCAGATTCCAAAAGGTCTTGCAAGGTCAAGAAACTTCTGTAAGCCCTCCATGTAGAAGAGGTCCAACTGCAGATGACACTCGAGAAAGTGACAGTCCTGGTGCTCCTGATGTTGGTCAGTTGTCAGGAACTAGAAGTGGATGGTCTTCTTTGATGCAGAGCTATAATACTCATAGTCATATAGGACCATCTGCACAAGTGTCCTCACCTTCTTCAGTGCTAAAGTTCCAACATGCAAGCAATCCATTTGCAAACGTCAATCCTATACATAACTTGAATAGCCAGGAAAAGGAGCGAAGAGTTCATAAAAGTAGTTCTTTTCATGCTCCCGAAACATATGGGGATAGGATACCATCTTCAACTGGTGGACATGGTTCCCGTAGGAGGCATCTCGGAAGCCTGGATTCATTTGGTCCTTCAGCTGATACTGTTCAGCTTGGTGATTCTCAACCTCTGTCAGCACAACCAACATTTAGGACAAGTCAAGAATTAGCTTCTTCATGTAAAAGTAGCTGCAGGCtttttggtttctccttgacTGAGGGAGGACACGATGCTGCCAAGGAGGACAACATGGTGCAAGCAACCTCGTCATTGGGTGCCGGAGCTTTCTTACCTCGCATTGGGGAACAGTTTAACACACAACCTCCTGCAGTGACAAACACAGTTGGAAGCAGTTATACCAAAGTAAGTGACAAACACAGTTGGAAGCAGTTATACCAAAGTAAGCAACCTCTACGCCGTCAGAGATATTGTTTATGATATTGCATTATAGCTTAGTGATGGAATAGAATGCAGGTCCCACCAATAAGGAGTTGTGTGTACACAGGGTTTTGGAGCTTGATGAATATGATGTTGTGATGGGAAAGTAATAACTTTTATTAGGtctgcttattattattattatttttgggggGGGGGCTCGTTGTGGAGATTAACATCTGACATCTTAAATTTCTATCAAGAGTGAAAGTATTCATTCTAGAGTGCCTTGGGCGGCACGAAAAGTGTTATTTGGTGTTACACGAAACGAGGATGTTGGGTTTGGTGTGGTATGCTATCTGGTTTGAAGTGCCTTGGGTGAGACTGTGGTTGAAAATGGCTATGTTGGAAGTTTGAACAGCTTTCAGTAGTTGGTGGCATTTCCTTTTACAGGGAATCCTGCAACTTTGTCTCAAAAATTATGATGACAGAGCAAGAAGATGCATGCATGCCTATAGTCTGCTTTAGATGCATGCGTGTTTGGATTGCCTCCTCATCGCCTAAATTTGATGAATTGTAATTACTTTTAATGAACTACTTTGTTCTATCTTTTTAACTGACTTGTGGCTATTCTTGTATTAACCTTCATGCTTATATGGTATCAATTCTAtagtattacaatgttttggttaGTCAACTGAATGTTAAAgaatataatattgaaattaagttCTAGAAGGAGAATTAAACGTCGTTAGATTGAGTTCttttgaaatataataataataataataataaaatcttgtccaatcttttaataaataaacacttagttacatataattatatgtgggccaaaaaaaataaacactatgaattgtattaaatctttttaaaataatttaatttaattgtattattttaagtCTCGGCGCGACCTTTCGCTGGAGACCTGCCCCTAGAACTTGGGCTTTCTGGATGAAGTCAACGCCCTGCCGGCCAAGCAAATTGCCATTGATAATGCTACTTGATGGCCGGATTGCAGCACTCCTTTACTTGCACGATAAAACCATTAAACGAAATGGTTGGTAATTACCGTCTCCGTATTCTTTGGTCACTCTCTCTACGTCTACGGCACACATATCATTGGCTCTTCCGTTTAGGTTGGTTTCTCTGTATAAACCGTCTTGCTGCTTGCTGTGACTTGGGTAATGACCAAAAACTTGATGTTGAATCGAACGGCGAgatcttttaataaatttatttttaaattcggaTATAAATGCATTTTAAAGTGATCCTATGAAGTGATTGGCTTATTTTTTGGATCCCATCTTAGATATGCAAACTTGTGGTTTTGAAGCATGGAGGAGCATGATGTAAAAAACtcaaaaaacttaattaaactgTTGTATAACGAAAGAAGAACAGAAAGTGGTGTCCAAATGGAAATGTAGGGGAAGAAACTGACTCATCAAGCATACCCTGCAATTTCATGCAGCATTGAACATTGCTTTTGTTGAATGATTTGAAAACGGAAGGGTGTTTGATTAGTGGGTTAAGAAAATGACCACTTCATAACTGCCTTCCATCAATAGTGTGTGGATGGACCGGCCACTTTCATTTTTTCAAACTCCCCCCTCCTTTTGGGGTCAAATTCCTTTTCTATTATTTATAATATCATTGTGACCTCATTCTTTATCTTTAATATGACTAAAAACAGTATTCTCTTTTGGGACAAAAACAACCTcccataattctttttttttcttattaaataaGTAAATGCACAATGTGGGGGATATTTAAACATtcatttgtttgtttcttttcacatattcaatttaatcaaatgtTACATAACCTTGAATTAATGAAAATTGAACCATATACAAATATCTCATATTAAAAACTGAACCATATATAACCTTGTAAATAATTCAAAATCACTTGATCTTGTacggaaataaaatcaaaatgaaatattCTAGATGATGCCATGTTTTGCCATGTGATTTACAGTTTAaacgttttaaatattttaaaaaattagcaaTAACttcaaaccctttttttttaattcatgaccCTATCTTTTGGggtaaaatagattttaaaactcattagtaaatttatattttgataatttaactttaaaaacttacaaaataatcattaaattatttaaaaatttttaattaattcactgaaccatttaaaagttttcattttaagccccataatgttaatttttttaagaaaaaagagTCGAGCTAGTGAGCTtcaagcaaatatatatatatcttggcATCTTGTTTTCAATAATGAATCGATGATGACGATGGTATAGTGAACGTGGGAATAAACAAACGACCACGTCCGGATGGGGCCCATCTCAGTTCTCAAAAATCATCAATCGTCACGGTGGAAGACATGGTGTAACACGTGGATGAATGTGACAGGTAGGGAGTAATGTTGTAAGAAAAGGCCGTGGTGGATCCTTTAATGTTATCCATATATATACCATGTGTTGTCCAATGAGTCAGTCCAAGGCGATTATTAAATTAGCCATTTAACCTTTCGTACGTTatctttcagaaaaaaaaaaatcatacgtTATCCGAccaacaaaattattttattttttatttaatttcatacttATCCCTTGACAACTGCCAACATTGTGATTAGAAAACTCTCCcaaagattaaaaagaaaaatagattttttcaataaaagaatatttttaaaaattgtttatacTTAATGCACAATGTGTTAAACTAGTGGTCTTcaattatatttgaattaaaatatttatgttattttgaagATGGAGATatctaaaatgtttaaaataatataaaaaaggatTATATATTATCaatcaagatttttttttatcagATGAATTTTGTATTCATGCTGACGTGTTATATGGCTTGTAAATTGGACCATCTGTAGTAGGTAAAATTTTGATCACTTTGTTAAAAGTATTTAATCAATAATTAACGAAtgatgtttagatttttttttttaatctttggcCATCTGAATCCAAAAGTTGACTTGAAGactttgttaaatttttaaatagaaaaaaatgcaATTATGCATTAAACTTCCCTTGGAATGGCCTTCTGCAGCAGTACAGCGCTTTCCTAATCTTTTCCAACTATTAATTTGGTAGTGCGGGAGAATTTGGTAAAAACAGTTTATGAAATGTTACAAGTGTTTAATCCCAATTAAAATCTTTTACCTCTGCGCCGGGATAATTTATAGTTTGATCCTTAGGTTAGGTTATGAAGATTAAATTGGCCCACGTACAATTCAAGCGAATGCCGATGGGAAATAAATGACTTTCCTTTCGGTTCTTCTGCTAGACAGAGTGTAAATGATGAAAGGGAATGTGACGTTCAATTTGGGGACCTCGCAAATTGCAGTTGGCTAACATATGGCAATCCATCTACCAAACGGTCACGTAGGCCGACATCACCCTCACCACCCCCTGACGTACTAGAGTGCGTAACTGGCGTTGACGTTAGAGTCTTCTCCGCATTTCCCTATTTATATAATCTCATAACAACAATAGAATACCCCCCCCCGTTCCCTTTCTaagcatatattatatatgttccATGCAAGAAGCAATCTCTTATAAATCATACATGGCTGCCACCGCCGGTGGCCGTTCGCGGCTTCACAATTTTCTCGAAGGCGCCGGTAATGGCGGGGAACATCGACTCGTTGCCAACGGCTGTGAAAACAATGTAACGAAATTGGTTGTGGAGAATGCGGTGATAGTATTCGGTAGACGTGGTTGCTGCATGTGCCATGTCGTGAACAGGTTGCTACTGGGGCTCGGAGTGAATCCGGCGGTTTGTGAAGTGGACGAAGAGAAGGAAGAGGCGGTGCTCCATGAACTGTCAGTAACAAACGGGGGTGGAGTTCAGTTCCCGGCTGTTTTCGTGGGAGGGAAGTTGTTCGGCGGTTTGGATAGGGTCATGTCTACGCATATTACAGGTGAATTGGTGCCTATTCTGAAAGAAGCAGGGGCTTTATGGCTATGATGACTTATAATCAATCTGTGTTTATACTCATGTTTCTTCTTCTGGCTTCCTCTTTTTTTGCTTTTAGTTGTAGAAATGCagcaaatttaacttttaatcaTGTCTTTGAGGGAATAGATCGTGTAGTAATTGTATGGATGTTGAGTATTGAGACAGAGGCAAGGGTTTCGGGACTTGTAAATTCCTTCATCATATCGAAAAGCTCTTTCGGGAGAACTCAGATTGAATGTAAATTCTTGCCAATTTTCTCTTCTATTGAAATCAGAGATGGAGGCTAAAATTATATTGGGATTTTTGTAATGAAAAATCATTGAAGATGAAGGATTGAATGATCATCTGGATCTGGATTTCTACATGCTAAACCTCAACTCCTTCAATCTTGCTTTGTTTAATCTTTTTCCAGAAACTAACTAAAAACCGATTAAAACCAAACAATCAGCCACCGTACTTGTAAAAATATGTATGCAGAATTTTTACCTAATTTATGCAAAGCAGGTACATTTTGTGCAGAATTGAAGTTCAAGGATGTAACGGAAGTTATCTAGATCGTTTTAGCATCAGACCTCATTATTTCTTTCAAATAACAAGCGATTTTGGGGTTCGTTTGACGAAGATGATcaggttaaaaaattattaatttaatgggtatattataaagaaaaaaaattcctaattttCTTATACTCATTATTCATCTTTCTTCTCAAACAAAGTCTAAATACCAAAGCTTTGGAGAGAAAAGAAATCATGGCGGGGCCAGCTAGATCCCTCAGCCGTTTGATGGTCAACCAAATTCGGCCTTCTTTTCTCATCTTCTCCTTTTAAGCCCAAATTAATTTGATGTTGGCAATAAATGAAATTTGTATTTGATTAAGGGTGGGATGTACCAAACAAATGAATTAAAGTTCATATCGACAGGACTTAGATTTCCTTAGCTGGGTGAGGCGAAGGGACGATAGGCGTGCATGTGAGTTGAGGACCGATGATATTTATCCAGTAGGCCACCTGTCGCACACATACTTGCTAAACAGGAAAGTCCACGATTTAGGTAAAAATGAAAATGTGGTACACAGAATCCAAGCTGTTAGTTCCTCGGTTTATCAAAACTGTTGTACgatgatattaaataaataaaaaaatccgaTCAGTtgctcaaaatttcaaaattgaatatgataattaaGAAATTAACTACACGTGTTAGCTTCAAAGCCTTTACCTGATCATAGTACTTTAGAAACTTCCATTAATCATTGACCGTTTCTACTTccgagaaagaaaaaataaattatggtATTCGTAAATTGGATGGTCATGCAGTGGTGGGCTGGGCTCTGGCTGAATGGTTAATGTCCAGTTTCATATCTAATAATAATTTCACTGTATTTGGAATGCACGTAATTCTTGAATCCCAGGACGTATTTATTGATGGTACTTGCATTGAACTTGTGGGTTTAATGTCCCACGTGACTGCATTGAGAATAAGCGTTAGGACACTAACGACATTCGGAGCTACCTATAACGAATTCATTCATTTCTTTCCACAGTTATATTGGTATCTGTGTTTAGGTCATATAGCTTATAGCCACAGATTTTCAGGATTTGGCGTTTGCCTTGTCTGCAAGACAAGAACATATGAtgtgagcttttttttttttggagaaaagGAAAATTCTTGTTTGTCTTTTCGTTTTGTTTGGTGTTGTTTTGGGGGTCTTTCAAGTTGTTAATTGGAGCTAATAAAAGTGGGATAGTTATGCCATTGATTGTAATGTGTAACTGAGTTTCTtaccatttttttataaatatgcgGACCACTACGAAAATCTTCCTTCACAGTTGACGTACAAATTGATGTTTAATTCTTACCATGTTATTTGTCTGCGCCAAAGCCTTTTCCTGTCTTGTTATGCAATTGCTTCAACTGCAAGCaaatagaaaaaagagaaaatcCTCCCAATGAGTGGTGAGATTAAGACATAAAATTTTCAGTTCCACtccaaaaattaatttggaaaaaaaaatgcaaaattatgtACAGCAATTTGAAAACAAGAATACAAAATCTGGTGGGTGGGCAGAAGCAACTTGAGggggaaataaataaataagccaaAATAGTAACTGGAAGTGTAAACAGATAAACCTTCTTAATTAAGCTTTATGCCTGTTTGCGATAATGACATTTCCTAATTGTCTATTATTTTATAACAACCCACCAAGCTTTCTTTTCTTAACCATTTGATGGAGTTAATGTCTATTTTAAGCTTTTAACTAtacccccttttttattttttcgatttAATAGTTTCTGCGAAACTAAAACTCAGCATTAAATCTCCCAAATTTCCAATCCATCATGAAAAAGACAATGTAGATTTCCTGGCCGGAACATGAATTCTTCGTCCAGCCGGCGTTGGTCTGTCTAttcaaatccaaatccaaaattcTTGCATTACATTTTACACATGCCAATAATGAGATATCAATATTTTTTCAAGTCcttgtttgat
The genomic region above belongs to Gossypium hirsutum isolate 1008001.06 chromosome D05, Gossypium_hirsutum_v2.1, whole genome shotgun sequence and contains:
- the LOC121217755 gene encoding auxin response factor 3 isoform X5 — translated: MGGLIDLNTTEDEETPSSGSLSPSSSSASVLSASGSASSSPVCLELWHACAGPLISLPKRGSVVVYFPQGHLEQVSDFSGVAPAHDLPPHVFCRVVDVKLHAEGATDEVYAQVSLVPENEKLKEGNIEVDGEEDAEADIKSTTPHMFCKTLTASDTSTHGGFSVPRRAAEDCFPPLDYNQQRPSQELVAKDLHGLEWRFRHIYRGQPRRHLLTTGWSAFVNKKKLVSGDAVLFLRGENGELRLGIRRAAHIKNGTSFHSLCTQQLNRSNFADVVHAISMKSVFSIYYNPSRASSSEFIIPVHKFWKSLDHSFSVGMRFKMRFESEDAAEGRYTGVVTGISEMDPVRWSGSKWRCLLVRWDDIDANRHNRVSPWEIEPSSSISSSNSSLSPGSKRNRVGLPSGKPEFMVPEGIGASDFGESLRFQKVLQGQEILGFNTHHDGANSQIMHRSEISRRFPCSNGSGIAAIRNIGRDTLVNPDISYKGVGFEESFRFQKVLQGQETSVSPPCRRGPTADDTRESDSPGAPDVGQLSGTRSGWSSLMQSYNTHSHIGPSAQVSSPSSVLKFQHASNPFANVNPIHNLNSQEKERRVHKSSSFHAPETYGDRIPSSTGGHGSRRRHLGSLDSFGPSADTVQLGDSQPLSAQPTFRTSQELASSCKSSCRLFGFSLTEGGHDAAKEDNMVQATSSLGAGAFLPRIGEQFNTQPPAVTNTVGSSYTKVSDKHSWKQLYQSKQPLRRQRYCL
- the LOC121217755 gene encoding auxin response factor 3 isoform X9, with the translated sequence MGGLIDLNTTEDEETPSSGSLSPSSSSASVLSASGSASSSPVCLELWHACAGPLISLPKRGSVVVYFPQGHLEQVSDFSGVAPAHDLPPHVFCRVVDVKLHAEGATDEVYAQVSLVPENEQIEQKLKEGNIEVDGEEDAEADIKSTTPHMFCKTLTASDTSTHGGFSVPRRAAEDCFPPLDYNQQRPSQELVAKDLHGLEWRFRHIYRGQPRRHLLTTGWSAFVNKKKLVSGDAVLFLRGENGELRLGIRRAAHIKNGTSFHSLCTQQLNRSNFADVVHAISMKSVFSIYYNPSRASSSEFIIPVHKFWKSLDHSFSVGMRFKMRFESEDAAEGRYTGVVTGISEMDPVRWSGSKWRCLLVRWDDIDANRHNRVSPWEIEPSSSISSSNSSLSPGSKRNRVGLPSGKPEFMVPEGIGASDFGESLRFQKVLQGQEILGFNTHHDGANSQIMHRSEISRRFPCSNGSGIAAIRNIGRDTLVNPDISYKGVGFEESFRFQKVLQGQETSVSPPCRRGPTADDTRESDSPGAPDVGQLSGTRSGWSSLMQSYNTHSHIGPSAQVSSPSSVLKFQHASNPFANVNPIHNLNSQEKERRVHKSSSFHAPETYGDRIPSSTGGHGSRRRHLGSLDSFGPSADTVQLGDSQPLSAQPTFRTSQELASSCKSSCRLFGFSLTEGGHDAAKEDNMVQATSSLGAGAFLPRIGEQFNTQPPAVTNTVGSSYTKVSNLYAVRDIVYDIAL
- the LOC121217755 gene encoding auxin response factor 3 isoform X10, with the protein product MGGLIDLNTTEDEETPSSGSLSPSSSSASVLSASGSASSSPVCLELWHACAGPLISLPKRGSVVVYFPQGHLEQVSDFSGVAPAHDLPPHVFCRVVDVKLHAEGATDEVYAQVSLVPENEQIEQKLKEGNIEVDGEEDAEADIKSTTPHMFCKTLTASDTSTHGGFSVPRRAAEDCFPPLDYNQQRPSQELVAKDLHGLEWRFRHIYRGQPRRHLLTTGWSAFVNKKKLVSGDAVLFLRGENGELRLGIRRAAHIKNGTSFHSLCTQQLNRSNFADVVHAISMKSVFSIYYNPRYTGVVTGISEMDPVRWSGSKWRCLLVRWDDIDANRHNRVSPWEIEPSSSISSSNSSLSPGSKRNRVGLPSGKPEFMVPEGIGASDFGESLRFQKVLQGQEILGFNTHHDGANSQIMHRSEISRRFPCSNGSGIAAIRNIGRDTLVNPDISYKGVGFEESFRFQKVLQGQETSVSPPCRRGPTADDTRESDSPGAPDVGQLSGTRSGWSSLMQSYNTHSHIGPSAQVSSPSSVLKFQHASNPFANVNPIHNLNSQEKERRVHKSSSFHAPETYGDRIPSSTGGHGSRRRHLGSLDSFGPSADTVQLGDSQPLSAQPTFRTSQELASSCKSSCRLFGFSLTEGGHDAAKEDNMVQATSSLGAGAFLPRIGEQFNTQPPAVTNTVGSSYTKVSDKHSWKQLYQSKQPLRRQRYCL
- the LOC121217755 gene encoding auxin response factor 3 isoform X2 encodes the protein MGGLIDLNTTEDEETPSSGSLSPSSSSASVLSASGSASSSPVCLELWHACAGPLISLPKRGSVVVYFPQGHLEQVSDFSGVAPAHDLPPHVFCRVVDVKLHAEGATDEVYAQVSLVPENEQIEQKLKEGNIEVDGEEDAEADIKSTTPHMFCKTLTASDTSTHGGFSVPRRAAEDCFPPLDYNQQRPSQELVAKDLHGLEWRFRHIYRGQPRRHLLTTGWSAFVNKKKLVSGDAVLFLRGENGELRLGIRRAAHIKNGTSFHSLCTQQLNRSNFADVVHAISMKSVFSIYYNPRASSSEFIIPVHKFWKSLDHSFSVGMRFKMRFESEDAAEGRYTGVVTGISEMDPVRWSGSKWRCLLVRWDDIDANRHNRVSPWEIEPSSSISSSNSSLSPGSKRNRVGLPSGKPEFMVPEGIGASDFGESLRFQKVLQGQEILGFNTHHDGANSQIMHRSEISRRFPCSNGSGIAAIRNIGRDTLVNPDISYKGVGFEESFRFQKVLQGQETSVSPPCRRGPTADDTRESDSPGAPDVGQLSGTRSGWSSLMQSYNTHSHIGPSAQVSSPSSVLKFQHASNPFANVNPIHNLNSQEKERRVHKSSSFHAPETYGDRIPSSTGGHGSRRRHLGSLDSFGPSADTVQLGDSQPLSAQPTFRTSQELASSCKSSCRLFGFSLTEGGHDAAKEDNMVQATSSLGAGAFLPRIGEQFNTQPPAVTNTVGSSYTKVSDKHSWKQLYQSKQPLRRQRYCL